From one Flavobacterium kingsejongi genomic stretch:
- a CDS encoding GNAT family N-acetyltransferase → MEFKIINATTGKDNQYTATAIANFLHEHLEEYGDTLQDILQCIDYTMNPDKGGNIILGLEQEKIIGAVILNTTGMGSYIPENILVYIAVNNQYRGKGIGKQLMQEAIRISTGSIALHCEPNNPALHLYQKLGFTSKYLEMRLIK, encoded by the coding sequence ATGGAATTTAAAATAATTAATGCCACTACCGGCAAAGACAATCAGTATACCGCAACTGCAATCGCTAATTTCCTTCACGAACACCTGGAAGAATATGGCGATACCCTACAGGATATATTACAATGCATTGACTACACCATGAATCCGGACAAAGGAGGAAATATCATATTAGGACTGGAGCAGGAAAAAATTATCGGTGCCGTAATCCTGAATACTACCGGAATGGGAAGTTATATTCCGGAAAATATACTGGTTTATATTGCGGTGAATAACCAATACCGTGGAAAAGGTATCGGTAAGCAGCTAATGCAGGAAGCCATCCGTATTTCAACCGGTTCTATTGCACTGCACTGCGAACCCAATAATCCGGCACTCCATCTCTATCAGAAATTAGGCTTTACCAGCAAATACCTGGAAATGCGACTCATAAAATAA
- a CDS encoding CoA-disulfide reductase — translation MKKEKLIVIGGDAAGMTAASKVRREHKDWEIIVYERSEYTSYSACGIPYFISGKVATYEELIVRTPKDFKKEYNIDAFTGHEVIKVDSSKKQVLVKDLKKETTFWESYDKLLIATGGKSFCPEVPHKDAEGIFGISTLRSGIKVAAYLKKYKPKTAVIIGGGYIGLEMAEALLLKGLKVSLVDRSEEIMNTLDPDMGALVHTTMKNLGVTIYLKEELKSFAVTDNRVTGVVTNKKTLPADIVILGMGVSPNTLFLQDSKIALSENGAVIVTKRQRTNIKNIWAAGDCALTTHLVSKQPFYIALGTVANKTGLVAGTNIAGKTAIFPGVVGTAVCKICVYEVARTGLLEKQIKKLGIDYTATMIKTKSRAGYYPGAKAIYVKLLAEKGTGKLLGGQIIGEEGAAKRIDVLATALTNKLTLQNIIDLDLSYAPPFSPVWDPVQVAARKLIKEL, via the coding sequence ATGAAAAAAGAAAAACTGATTGTAATAGGTGGTGATGCTGCCGGAATGACGGCGGCTTCAAAAGTACGCCGCGAACATAAAGATTGGGAAATTATCGTTTATGAGCGATCGGAATATACTTCATATTCTGCCTGTGGGATTCCCTATTTCATCTCCGGAAAAGTGGCAACTTATGAAGAACTCATTGTCCGGACTCCGAAAGACTTCAAAAAAGAATACAATATTGATGCTTTTACCGGTCACGAGGTTATAAAAGTAGACAGCAGCAAGAAACAGGTATTGGTCAAAGATCTTAAAAAGGAAACTACTTTTTGGGAATCCTATGATAAACTGTTGATTGCAACAGGTGGAAAATCGTTCTGCCCGGAGGTACCTCATAAAGATGCCGAAGGGATTTTTGGGATCTCTACATTACGCAGCGGCATAAAAGTAGCGGCCTATTTGAAAAAATACAAACCCAAAACCGCTGTGATCATTGGTGGCGGATATATTGGCTTAGAAATGGCGGAAGCACTTCTCCTCAAAGGGCTAAAAGTAAGCCTCGTCGACCGTTCGGAAGAAATCATGAATACACTCGACCCGGATATGGGCGCGCTGGTTCACACCACAATGAAAAATCTGGGGGTAACGATTTACCTAAAAGAAGAACTCAAAAGCTTTGCCGTAACCGATAACAGGGTCACTGGTGTGGTTACGAATAAAAAAACACTGCCTGCCGATATAGTTATCTTAGGTATGGGCGTCAGTCCAAATACATTATTTCTCCAGGATTCAAAAATTGCACTTAGTGAGAATGGAGCGGTCATTGTTACTAAAAGGCAACGCACCAATATCAAAAATATTTGGGCTGCAGGAGATTGCGCCCTTACAACACATCTGGTAAGCAAACAGCCTTTTTATATCGCTTTAGGGACTGTAGCGAACAAAACGGGATTAGTTGCCGGTACCAATATTGCCGGAAAAACAGCCATTTTTCCTGGTGTGGTAGGTACAGCCGTATGTAAAATTTGCGTGTATGAAGTAGCCCGAACCGGACTTCTGGAAAAACAAATTAAAAAACTGGGAATCGACTATACCGCAACAATGATTAAAACAAAATCAAGAGCGGGCTATTATCCCGGAGCCAAAGCCATATATGTAAAATTACTGGCCGAAAAAGGTACTGGAAAATTATTAGGCGGACAGATTATAGGAGAAGAAGGCGCTGCAAAAAGAATTGATGTACTGGCAACAGCCCTCACCAATAAACTCACCCTGCAAAATATAATTGACCTGGATTTATCCTATGCCCCCCCCTTTTCTCCGGTATGGGATCCTGTTCAGGTAGCGGCTCGAAAGCTTATTAAAGAACTGTAA
- a CDS encoding cation:proton antiporter, translating into MGSIPLFSFDIYNFHLVIIGIITLLAATIPNLLNNKNITAPILYVLIGVVLYCFSNNYSSIAVLNNVEVIRKIAEFVVLIALTNAGLKIRKPFIWNTWKYSFWLLVITMPLTIIASAYLSWWFLGFAPAAAILFGSLISPTDPVLASDLQTTKPSKNDSSRTRLALTSEAGINDGLAFPFTFFAIFMASRTMDYTEWFVEWLWIDLIYKLIAGLGIGLLSGWTLYKLIFSLTSKNQQTKITRGILSISLTLIPYGITELFGGYGFVAVFVAASMFSKSEKSSLHMDSLHSFTEEIERIFVALLFVIIGIYMAANAAALWDYHLIITALVIILVIRPISGWIALFHTDLSRFEKFVLSFYGIRGVGSIYYLMFALSVTQFDDAQKLTQLTAVTIIASVFIHGISAATIQKKLDKYDIE; encoded by the coding sequence ATGGGTTCGATTCCGTTATTTTCTTTTGACATTTATAATTTCCATCTTGTAATCATTGGAATCATTACCCTGTTAGCAGCTACTATTCCAAATTTACTGAATAATAAGAATATTACAGCACCAATATTATATGTGTTGATTGGCGTTGTACTCTATTGTTTCAGCAATAATTATTCTTCCATTGCAGTCCTGAATAATGTTGAAGTGATTCGCAAAATCGCAGAATTTGTGGTATTGATCGCATTAACCAATGCAGGGCTTAAAATCAGGAAGCCTTTTATCTGGAACACCTGGAAATATTCCTTTTGGTTATTGGTAATTACTATGCCACTTACTATAATAGCTTCAGCATACCTGAGCTGGTGGTTCCTAGGCTTTGCTCCCGCAGCAGCCATACTCTTCGGATCCTTAATTTCTCCGACAGACCCGGTATTGGCCTCCGATCTTCAAACGACCAAACCGAGTAAAAATGACAGCTCGAGAACAAGATTAGCATTAACATCAGAAGCCGGAATTAATGATGGACTGGCATTTCCGTTTACCTTTTTCGCCATTTTCATGGCAAGCAGGACTATGGACTATACCGAGTGGTTTGTCGAATGGCTTTGGATTGACCTGATCTATAAATTAATTGCAGGATTGGGAATTGGCCTGCTATCGGGCTGGACGCTCTATAAACTTATTTTTTCACTCACCTCCAAAAATCAGCAAACTAAAATTACCAGAGGAATACTGTCGATCTCACTGACCCTAATTCCGTATGGAATTACCGAACTTTTTGGTGGTTATGGTTTCGTTGCCGTTTTTGTAGCAGCCAGTATGTTCAGCAAAAGCGAAAAAAGCAGCCTGCACATGGATAGCCTCCACTCTTTTACCGAAGAAATTGAACGGATATTTGTTGCACTGCTCTTTGTAATTATAGGAATTTATATGGCTGCCAACGCAGCCGCATTATGGGATTACCACCTCATTATAACCGCTTTAGTTATTATACTGGTCATTAGGCCAATAAGCGGATGGATTGCGCTTTTCCACACCGATTTGAGCAGGTTTGAGAAATTTGTGCTATCTTTTTACGGAATTCGGGGTGTAGGTTCGATCTACTATCTCATGTTCGCCCTGAGCGTAACACAATTTGATGATGCCCAAAAATTGACACAACTCACTGCAGTTACTATAATTGCCTCTGTATTCATCCATGGCATATCAGCAGCCACTATTCAGAAAAAGCTGGATAAATATGACATTGAATAA
- a CDS encoding META domain-containing protein, with amino-acid sequence MKKSIINSIVCVFLLAITSCNMAKTGDKSENATGMLTPGKWIVTTIEGKNIIADDFSRDLPNLTFTVDHKVYGNSGCNNLSGEYTTTAKGSIDLGHLASTRMACPGNGENKFLAAINKVTHFKVKGDKLILLNGTQEVLTFNRN; translated from the coding sequence ATGAAAAAAAGTATTATTAATTCCATCGTATGTGTATTCCTATTGGCCATTACTTCTTGTAATATGGCAAAAACGGGGGATAAAAGTGAAAATGCTACAGGTATGCTAACTCCTGGAAAATGGATTGTGACTACAATAGAAGGAAAAAATATCATTGCTGATGATTTTAGCAGGGATCTCCCAAATCTTACTTTTACAGTTGACCATAAAGTATATGGGAACAGCGGCTGTAACAATTTGTCTGGTGAGTACACTACTACTGCCAAAGGTTCAATTGATTTAGGGCATTTGGCCAGCACCCGAATGGCCTGTCCAGGTAACGGGGAAAATAAATTTTTAGCAGCTATTAATAAAGTAACCCATTTTAAAGTGAAAGGCGATAAGCTGATTTTACTTAATGGGACACAGGAGGTGCTGACATTCAACCGTAATTAG
- a CDS encoding META domain-containing protein, which translates to MKAIQRMMAVGMASIGLLSCQSKLKNEDINPKFNPAHYVAEKEKDTLADFFKATGNEPFWAITISKEQITLSILGKGNEEFVFPYAEPIRVADANIKRYRLTSATATLDFTIAQGKCTNTMSGKESPYTVKADFKRNADTKVTALEGCGHYIVNYRLHDIWVLESLGNQKITATDFDTAPTLEIKAAEASFMGNGGCNTIRGKLFAEQDLLRFTDIISTRMMCGATNKEPQFLKALESSTKYEIKDNRLFLSNPGGIQLIFKKVD; encoded by the coding sequence ATGAAAGCAATCCAACGTATGATGGCAGTTGGTATGGCAAGTATTGGCCTGCTTTCCTGCCAGAGCAAATTAAAAAATGAAGACATCAACCCTAAGTTTAATCCGGCACATTATGTGGCAGAAAAAGAGAAGGATACATTGGCTGATTTTTTTAAGGCTACCGGTAACGAACCGTTTTGGGCTATAACTATTTCAAAAGAACAGATAACCCTTAGTATTCTGGGTAAGGGGAATGAAGAATTTGTTTTTCCATATGCAGAGCCTATTCGTGTAGCCGATGCCAATATCAAAAGATACCGGCTGACTTCTGCTACAGCAACATTAGATTTTACAATTGCCCAGGGGAAATGTACTAATACTATGTCCGGCAAAGAATCTCCCTATACTGTAAAAGCAGATTTCAAAAGAAATGCAGACACAAAAGTTACTGCATTAGAAGGATGTGGGCATTATATCGTTAATTACAGGCTGCATGATATCTGGGTTTTGGAAAGTTTAGGAAACCAAAAGATCACAGCAACTGATTTCGATACTGCCCCAACGCTTGAAATAAAGGCTGCTGAAGCAAGTTTTATGGGAAATGGCGGGTGTAATACCATTCGGGGGAAGTTATTCGCTGAACAGGATCTTTTGCGCTTTACAGATATTATCAGTACCCGCATGATGTGTGGAGCAACTAACAAAGAACCACAGTTTCTAAAAGCACTTGAAAGCAGTACAAAATATGAAATTAAAGACAACAGGCTTTTCCTTTCCAATCCGGGAGGCATACAATTGATATTTAAAAAAGTAGACTAA
- a CDS encoding glyoxalase, translated as MGDRDNLILELRGGTIGETNYQSSSEELFQNQTLRPILKLQNDLFIESFKNYITKYKNDFYSLTVEKKLHYIDNAIQRDIKFRNALKGMVISLFTIAEFQTYTKNSSALNKRMMNLLIERLKSQVQLFEQTEA; from the coding sequence ATGGGAGACAGAGACAACTTAATCCTGGAATTAAGAGGAGGAACAATCGGAGAAACGAATTATCAATCATCATCAGAAGAACTATTTCAAAACCAAACCCTGCGACCAATCTTAAAATTACAGAATGACCTCTTCATTGAATCATTCAAAAACTACATTACCAAATACAAAAACGACTTTTACAGCCTTACCGTAGAGAAGAAATTACACTATATCGATAATGCTATTCAGCGGGATATCAAGTTCCGGAATGCGTTAAAAGGAATGGTGATCAGCCTCTTTACAATTGCTGAATTTCAAACGTACACGAAGAATTCTTCTGCCCTCAACAAACGGATGATGAATCTTTTAATTGAGCGCCTGAAGAGCCAGGTACAATTATTTGAACAGACTGAAGCATAA
- a CDS encoding OmpA family protein: MKKIVLPLALLTFAITSVNAQETENTKPTANYDRWSIELNGGVNKPTRAMTPGYYTSTISPFHADLGVRYMFNPKFGLKLDFGYDELKDHDDSAPFKSTYLRTSLQGVVNLGRVMNFEEWTNTFGLLAHGGFGVSQLSTDNGFDGEDYMGHGILGLTGQLRLSNSIALTADLTGIVNGKQNNNFDGQSRTTTGAFDGVLLNASVGLTFYLGKHEKHADWYSEQKSLEIEALDKRVGDIETMMNDSDKDGVPDYLDVEPNTITGVAVDTKGRTIDRNNNGVPDELESYLEKTYGKKGETNNMTNNQLVKDLINGGYVTTYFDFNKTQPTNVSTQGIDFILTYLRNNPTASVDIYGNADEIGATKYNYNLANKRAENVKAVLVKAGIPASRLNVVSKGEDTSVDKDSAAARKLVRRVTFMVK; encoded by the coding sequence ATGAAAAAAATCGTACTACCTTTAGCTTTATTAACCTTTGCAATAACTTCGGTTAATGCGCAGGAAACGGAGAACACCAAGCCAACAGCCAATTATGACAGATGGTCTATTGAATTGAATGGTGGGGTTAATAAACCAACCAGAGCAATGACTCCGGGGTATTACACTTCTACTATCAGCCCTTTTCACGCTGATTTGGGTGTAAGATACATGTTCAACCCAAAATTTGGTTTGAAATTAGACTTTGGTTATGATGAATTGAAAGATCATGATGATAGTGCACCTTTTAAAAGTACATACTTGAGAACAAGCCTTCAAGGGGTTGTTAACTTAGGTAGAGTAATGAACTTTGAAGAATGGACTAATACTTTTGGATTATTAGCACATGGTGGATTCGGTGTATCTCAATTATCTACTGATAATGGATTTGACGGTGAAGACTACATGGGTCATGGAATTTTAGGTCTTACAGGACAATTAAGATTATCAAACAGTATTGCTTTAACTGCAGATCTTACCGGTATTGTAAACGGAAAACAAAATAACAATTTTGACGGACAGTCCAGAACTACAACCGGAGCTTTTGACGGTGTATTGTTAAATGCTTCTGTAGGTCTTACGTTCTACTTAGGTAAACATGAAAAACATGCTGACTGGTATTCTGAGCAAAAATCATTAGAAATCGAAGCACTTGACAAAAGAGTTGGTGACATCGAAACAATGATGAATGATTCTGATAAAGACGGTGTGCCGGATTACTTAGATGTTGAACCAAACACTATTACTGGAGTTGCAGTAGATACTAAAGGAAGAACTATTGACAGAAATAACAATGGTGTTCCAGATGAATTAGAATCATACTTAGAAAAAACTTACGGTAAAAAAGGTGAAACTAACAATATGACGAACAACCAATTGGTTAAAGATTTAATCAACGGTGGTTATGTAACAACATATTTTGATTTCAACAAAACACAACCAACAAACGTTTCTACTCAGGGAATTGATTTTATCTTAACGTACTTAAGAAACAATCCTACTGCTTCTGTAGACATTTACGGAAATGCTGATGAAATTGGTGCTACTAAATACAACTACAATTTAGCAAACAAAAGAGCTGAGAACGTAAAAGCTGTTTTAGTGAAAGCGGGTATCCCTGCATCAAGATTAAACGTAGTTTCTAAAGGTGAAGATACTTCAGTAGATAAAGATTCTGCTGCAGCTCGTAAACTGGTAAGAAGAGTTACTTTTATGGTAAAATAA
- a CDS encoding NUDIX domain-containing protein — protein sequence MRESKIFVTVDAVIFKIVEEDYFVLLIKRKNDPFKDMWALPGGFVDANEDLEIAARRELFEETQLKVDTIAQLHTFGAPFRDPRSHTISVAYTGFVENDVVPVAADDAKEVQWFSVKELPKLAFDHFEIITFALRKLDLTSALKS from the coding sequence ATGAGAGAATCTAAGATATTTGTTACCGTTGATGCGGTAATTTTTAAAATTGTAGAAGAAGATTATTTTGTACTGCTGATTAAACGTAAAAATGACCCTTTTAAGGACATGTGGGCCTTACCGGGTGGCTTCGTAGATGCTAATGAAGACCTGGAAATTGCTGCACGGCGGGAGCTATTTGAGGAAACACAACTGAAGGTAGATACAATTGCACAGCTGCATACTTTTGGGGCTCCTTTCCGCGATCCGAGAAGCCATACGATTTCAGTGGCTTATACCGGTTTTGTAGAAAACGATGTAGTTCCGGTTGCAGCCGATGATGCGAAAGAAGTGCAGTGGTTTTCCGTAAAAGAACTGCCGAAACTGGCTTTCGACCATTTTGAAATTATTACTTTTGCATTACGAAAGCTTGATTTAACCAGTGCTTTAAAATCCTGA
- a CDS encoding acyl-CoA thioesterase, with protein MKFHSRRWVKPEDLNPNGTLFGGKLLAWIDEEAALYAIIQLENQRVVTKYMSEINFMSSAQQGDIVEIGIEVVKFGTTSLVVRSEVRNKMTHETIITVDAITMVGLDSFGKPLPHGKTTVEYMKDRLGKL; from the coding sequence ATGAAATTTCATTCCCGAAGATGGGTAAAACCTGAAGATCTCAATCCAAACGGCACTTTATTTGGCGGAAAATTATTAGCCTGGATCGATGAGGAGGCAGCGTTGTATGCGATTATCCAATTGGAAAATCAGCGTGTCGTGACAAAATATATGTCTGAAATAAATTTTATGAGTTCTGCACAACAGGGGGATATTGTTGAGATCGGTATTGAAGTCGTTAAATTTGGAACCACTTCTTTAGTAGTCAGGAGTGAAGTTCGGAATAAGATGACACATGAAACAATCATTACCGTAGATGCGATCACTATGGTAGGGCTTGACAGCTTTGGTAAACCTTTGCCGCATGGCAAAACTACTGTTGAATACATGAAAGACCGACTGGGTAAGCTTTAA
- a CDS encoding mechanosensitive ion channel family protein, with protein sequence MNKMKEKLFNWAYKLLRDLDFSKITASYINLLVNILILAIIAFILDFVFRKILTAILTRIAKRTKTEFDDFLLANNTVTYIAHLIPLLFIVETLPIALEGFIHWENFFEKSISIVIILLSLWIARSILNAMKDYLKKLPAFSDKPIDSYIQVIMIFLWVFAVTVLVSLLLNKPVMYLVGTFGAVSAIVILIFKDTILGFVASIQVSVNDMVRIGDWITIDKFGADGDVIEINLATVKVRNFDNTTTTIPTYNLISDSFKNWRGMTNSGGRRIKRSILIKATTIRFINNEELEEFKKIQLLTSYIIHRQNDIEKFNQSNGADKSLFVNGRNLTNLGIFRKYINQYIAVHPGINKEMTMMCRHLQPTAQGIPIEIYAFSNDKRWINYEYIMADIFDHIIAAVPYFGLEIYELSSDSGTSGVV encoded by the coding sequence ATCAATAAGATGAAAGAAAAATTATTCAATTGGGCGTATAAATTACTCCGGGACTTAGACTTTTCAAAAATAACAGCAAGTTATATCAACCTGCTGGTCAATATTCTGATCCTGGCCATTATTGCCTTTATATTGGATTTTGTTTTTCGTAAAATACTGACAGCAATCTTAACACGGATTGCCAAAAGGACCAAAACGGAATTTGACGATTTTTTACTGGCGAATAATACCGTCACCTATATCGCACACCTTATTCCATTACTATTCATCGTAGAAACCCTTCCGATTGCACTGGAAGGGTTTATCCATTGGGAGAATTTCTTCGAAAAGAGCATTAGTATTGTCATTATACTGCTTTCACTCTGGATTGCACGCAGTATATTGAATGCGATGAAGGATTACCTCAAAAAGCTACCTGCATTTAGCGACAAGCCTATTGACAGCTACATTCAGGTCATTATGATTTTTCTGTGGGTATTTGCTGTAACTGTCCTTGTTTCCTTATTGCTCAATAAACCTGTCATGTACCTTGTTGGTACATTTGGAGCTGTTTCTGCGATTGTCATCCTGATTTTTAAAGATACTATCCTTGGATTTGTAGCCAGCATCCAGGTATCCGTAAATGATATGGTGCGTATTGGCGACTGGATTACAATTGATAAATTCGGAGCAGATGGTGATGTGATCGAGATTAATCTGGCAACCGTAAAAGTGCGTAATTTTGATAATACTACAACTACAATACCGACGTACAACCTGATCTCCGATTCTTTTAAAAACTGGCGCGGAATGACCAATTCTGGTGGCAGGAGAATCAAACGATCCATACTGATCAAAGCAACAACGATCCGTTTTATCAATAATGAGGAGTTGGAGGAATTCAAAAAAATACAATTGCTTACCTCCTATATTATACACCGGCAAAACGATATCGAGAAATTTAACCAAAGTAACGGTGCTGATAAAAGCCTTTTTGTCAACGGCCGGAATCTTACAAATTTGGGGATTTTCAGGAAATACATCAATCAGTATATTGCCGTTCATCCCGGGATCAATAAAGAAATGACCATGATGTGCCGTCATTTACAGCCCACCGCACAAGGAATTCCCATTGAAATCTATGCTTTTTCAAATGATAAAAGATGGATTAACTATGAATATATCATGGCAGACATTTTTGACCACATCATTGCAGCAGTTCCCTATTTCGGACTTGAAATCTATGAACTCTCTTCTGACAGTGGAACAAGTGGTGTCGTTTAA
- a CDS encoding DUF3817 domain-containing protein, translating into MIRFFKIIALLEGISLLLLFFVAMPLKYVWDNPEYIRPVGMAHGLLFIGYIIMATMLKFEDGWPIKKYLLICLASIVPFGTFYVEKKML; encoded by the coding sequence ATGATCCGGTTTTTCAAAATCATCGCTTTATTAGAAGGAATCTCTCTCCTGCTCTTGTTTTTTGTTGCTATGCCTTTAAAATACGTCTGGGATAATCCCGAATATATCCGACCAGTGGGAATGGCACATGGCTTATTATTCATAGGATACATCATAATGGCAACCATGCTTAAATTTGAAGATGGCTGGCCAATAAAAAAATACTTACTCATTTGCCTTGCTTCTATCGTTCCATTCGGAACTTTTTATGTAGAGAAGAAAATGCTTTAA
- the nhaA gene encoding Na+/H+ antiporter NhaA, translated as MEDTIKITPVEKWIVKPVNQFISKSTTGGIILFVSAVVAIVLANSPLQEWYHHLWEYKIGFTLNNETYLNFTLHHWINDGLMAVFFFVVGLELKREIIGGDLSEPKKALLPIVAAVGGMVFPALIYLGLNAGTEAEHGWGIPMATDIAFALGVLYLLGDKIPNTLKVFLTALAIVDDLGAILVIAFFYTAEIDLTALLTGIGFVAFLLISKYLGVRNMFFYIIIGIFGVWLPFLLSGVHATIAAVLVAFTIPANSVVNEQLFVSRIKKYLGKFQEADTTDSPTLTNDQLHILEEIRTTTKNAIPPLQRLEHNMHTTVSFIIMPLFALANAGVTFSGDTGSNAASMITLGVVLGLCLGKLIGVMGVSLMMIKLKFASLPEGVSIRHLAGAGMLASIGFTMSLFVTSLAFDNPEHELQAKLGIFIASLIGGISGYFILNKKKTTVQ; from the coding sequence ATGGAAGATACTATAAAAATTACGCCAGTAGAGAAATGGATTGTTAAACCTGTGAATCAGTTCATAAGCAAATCGACTACTGGCGGCATTATTTTATTTGTTTCTGCAGTGGTTGCCATTGTACTTGCCAATTCACCACTACAGGAGTGGTACCATCATTTATGGGAGTACAAAATTGGTTTTACGCTGAATAATGAAACCTATCTGAATTTTACACTACACCATTGGATAAATGACGGGCTGATGGCTGTTTTCTTTTTTGTCGTAGGACTGGAACTGAAACGGGAAATTATTGGTGGTGATCTTTCGGAACCTAAAAAAGCATTATTACCCATCGTTGCTGCTGTAGGTGGTATGGTATTTCCCGCTTTAATCTATTTAGGGCTCAATGCCGGAACTGAAGCAGAACATGGCTGGGGTATCCCAATGGCAACCGATATCGCTTTTGCTTTAGGGGTATTGTATTTATTGGGCGATAAGATTCCCAATACCTTAAAAGTATTTCTTACAGCCTTGGCTATTGTAGATGATTTGGGCGCCATTTTGGTAATCGCTTTTTTCTATACTGCCGAAATTGACCTTACTGCATTACTCACCGGAATCGGTTTTGTTGCCTTTTTGCTGATTAGTAAATATCTTGGTGTCCGGAACATGTTTTTTTATATCATCATTGGTATTTTTGGGGTATGGCTTCCGTTTTTATTATCCGGAGTCCACGCAACCATTGCTGCTGTTTTAGTAGCGTTTACCATTCCCGCGAATTCTGTTGTGAATGAACAATTATTCGTCAGCAGGATCAAAAAATACCTTGGTAAATTTCAGGAAGCAGATACAACTGACTCTCCTACCCTGACAAATGACCAGCTTCATATTCTGGAAGAAATACGGACAACTACCAAAAATGCAATTCCACCTTTACAACGACTGGAACACAACATGCACACCACCGTTAGTTTTATCATTATGCCCCTGTTTGCGCTTGCTAATGCCGGAGTTACTTTTTCGGGAGACACAGGATCGAATGCAGCGAGTATGATTACCCTGGGTGTGGTATTGGGGCTTTGTCTCGGAAAATTAATTGGGGTAATGGGCGTGTCACTGATGATGATCAAATTAAAGTTTGCCAGCCTTCCGGAGGGGGTTTCAATACGCCATCTTGCTGGGGCGGGTATGCTGGCTTCCATAGGCTTTACCATGTCGTTATTTGTAACGAGCCTCGCCTTTGACAATCCGGAACACGAATTACAGGCCAAATTGGGGATTTTTATCGCTTCTTTGATCGGAGGGATTTCAGGCTACTTCATCTTAAACAAAAAGAAAACAACTGTACAATAA
- a CDS encoding DUF6155 family protein: MSKRDLKKYLNGLSKEQLEEQLLELYDKFSEVKVFYDFIFNPKEEKLLQEAKVKISNEYFPLKGKRPKLRRSTAQKYIKHFITLGVDPFVVADIMLYNIEIAQTYSAKREMRYTSFYKSMLNSFQQVVQFSIENGILADYKKRIYSVYEQAKEQKWENYKEFERIIDNIE, encoded by the coding sequence ATGAGTAAACGCGATTTAAAGAAATACCTGAATGGTTTGTCCAAAGAACAATTGGAGGAACAATTATTGGAATTGTATGATAAATTTAGTGAAGTGAAAGTTTTCTATGATTTTATATTCAATCCCAAAGAAGAAAAGCTACTTCAGGAGGCTAAAGTAAAAATATCCAATGAATATTTTCCGCTGAAGGGGAAGCGTCCCAAATTGAGGCGTTCTACTGCCCAGAAGTACATCAAACATTTTATTACACTGGGAGTGGATCCTTTTGTAGTAGCGGATATTATGCTTTATAATATTGAAATTGCCCAGACCTATTCGGCCAAACGCGAAATGCGGTATACTTCCTTTTACAAAAGTATGCTGAATTCGTTCCAACAGGTAGTGCAATTTTCAATTGAAAACGGTATCCTGGCAGATTATAAAAAAAGAATCTATAGCGTTTACGAACAGGCGAAGGAACAAAAGTGGGAGAACTATAAAGAGTTTGAACGTATTATCGATAACATCGAATAG